The Longimicrobiales bacterium genome contains a region encoding:
- a CDS encoding benzoate-CoA ligase family protein, protein MSDRLNLYEHFLGSRIAEGLADRTALLTADGALTYGEVDARAGQYANLLVEAGLRPEERVLIAMPDGLDFVAALFGIIRAGGVVVMINPQLKPNQIRYFYEYIRARVALVHDEVADTFQAVLAEADHRPDFIRVGTPDFTATLTAHSDAHPTFPSHEDDAAIWIFSGGTTGHPKAAVQSHRSFVNTTELYGHGVLGITPDDVTLSVPKLFFGYAMGINLFFPFSVGATAVLFPERCTAETLFAKIEAFKPTILANVPTMVNHLLGHPDAPNQDLSSIRLVTSAGEALPAELHRRWNALCGVPLLDGLGTAEMWHIFISNRPGDVKPGTLGQVVPGFQVEVRGEDGEVLGPDEVGYLWVKGDSRASGYWQQREKTRQAFVGDWYVSGDMISMDADGYVTYCGRADDMLKVSGKWMSPGELENCLLEHEAVQEVAVVGVRSTDGLIKPEAFAVVATGHTPGGALAAVLQEWARTRLEPYKYPREVTFMDDLPRTHLGKVDRGKLSREAAQS, encoded by the coding sequence GTGTCTGATCGCCTGAACCTTTACGAGCACTTCCTCGGCAGCCGTATTGCCGAAGGTCTCGCTGACAGAACAGCGCTGCTCACAGCAGATGGCGCTCTGACGTACGGCGAAGTCGATGCCCGCGCAGGCCAGTACGCCAACCTGCTCGTGGAAGCCGGACTCCGGCCGGAAGAACGAGTGTTGATCGCCATGCCGGACGGGCTCGACTTCGTCGCGGCCCTCTTCGGGATCATCCGAGCTGGCGGTGTCGTTGTGATGATCAACCCGCAACTCAAGCCGAACCAAATCAGGTATTTCTATGAGTACATCCGGGCGCGGGTGGCGCTCGTGCACGATGAAGTCGCAGACACATTCCAAGCCGTGCTCGCAGAGGCAGACCACCGACCAGATTTCATCCGGGTGGGCACGCCAGACTTCACGGCGACCCTGACTGCACACAGCGATGCACATCCCACGTTCCCGTCCCACGAAGACGATGCCGCAATCTGGATCTTCAGCGGCGGCACCACAGGCCACCCCAAGGCCGCCGTTCAAAGTCATCGCTCCTTCGTAAACACGACCGAGCTCTACGGCCATGGCGTCTTGGGCATCACACCGGACGACGTCACCCTCTCCGTCCCCAAGCTCTTCTTCGGGTACGCGATGGGCATCAATCTGTTCTTCCCGTTCAGCGTCGGGGCGACCGCAGTCCTCTTCCCGGAGCGGTGCACGGCGGAAACTCTGTTCGCAAAAATCGAGGCATTCAAGCCGACCATCCTCGCGAACGTGCCCACAATGGTGAACCACCTGTTGGGCCATCCGGACGCACCGAACCAGGACCTCTCGTCCATCCGCCTCGTGACTTCTGCCGGCGAGGCGCTACCCGCAGAACTCCACCGCCGTTGGAATGCACTGTGCGGCGTCCCGCTTCTGGACGGCCTCGGCACAGCGGAGATGTGGCACATCTTCATCTCGAACCGCCCGGGCGACGTGAAGCCCGGCACGCTGGGGCAGGTCGTCCCGGGCTTCCAAGTCGAGGTGCGAGGTGAGGACGGCGAAGTCCTAGGACCGGACGAAGTCGGCTATCTGTGGGTGAAAGGTGATTCCCGAGCCTCGGGATATTGGCAGCAGCGCGAAAAGACCCGCCAGGCATTCGTCGGTGACTGGTACGTCTCGGGGGACATGATCAGCATGGACGCGGACGGCTACGTCACCTACTGCGGCCGCGCGGACGACATGCTCAAAGTGAGTGGGAAGTGGATGTCCCCCGGCGAACTGGAGAACTGCCTACTCGAGCACGAGGCCGTGCAAGAAGTCGCCGTTGTGGGTGTGCGTAGCACGGACGGACTCATCAAGCCGGAGGCGTTCGCGGTCGTGGCCACCGGCCACACGCCGGGCGGCGCACTAGCCGCAGTGCTCCAGGAGTGGGCCAGGACCCGATTGGAACCATACAAGTATCCTCGTGAAGTGACCTTCATGGACGATCTCCCCAGAACACACCTCGGCAAAGTGGACCGAGGCAAACTCTCTAGAGAGGCAGCACAGTCATGA